The following coding sequences lie in one Vitis vinifera cultivar Pinot Noir 40024 chromosome 19, ASM3070453v1 genomic window:
- the LOC100264152 gene encoding protein RICE SALT SENSITIVE 3 isoform X2, with protein MLMWEDGFCRGRVGECLEEIDGEDPVRKAFSKMSIQLYNYGEGLMGKVASDKCHKWVFKEPSECEPNVSNYWQSSFDALPPEWTDQFESGIQTIAVIQAGHGLLQLGSCKIIPEDLHFVLRMRHTFESLGYQSGFYLSQLFSSTRNTSSSSSLPSKQSTIPSRPPPPIFNWGQRSLPSATSMLASPNFQNSARLGFPHTKDETHMFLLPHSSETRIEDIMADHENDIKWPNGLSFYNALTGRSDDAKLLFSPEGLGNKPDQNHHPLILEGKNPNPHSDSNPNEFLSLDSHPETVRKMENKFKRSFTLPARMASSSSSTSLDHHQHHPVEYRNSEAGMYPDVMETFLE; from the exons ATGTTGATGTGGGAAGATGGGTTTTGCCGAGGCAGAGTTGGAGAGTGTCTGGAAGAGATTGATGGTGAAGATCCTGTCAGAAAAGCCTTCAGCAAAATGTCCATTCAACTTTATAATTATGGAGAAGG GTTGATGGGGAAGGTTGCATCTGATAAGTGTCATAAATGGGTTTTCAAAGAGCCTTCAGAGTGTGAACCAAATGTCTCCAACTACTGGCAGAGTTCTTTTGATGCT CTTCCTCCTGAATGGACCGATCAGTTTGAGTCAGGCATTCAG ACCATAGCTGTAATTCAAGCTGGCCATGGCCTTCTTCAACTCGGTTCCTGCAAGATT ATACCGGAAGACCTTCATTTTGTGCTGAGAATGCGGCATACCTTTGAATCTCTTGGGTATCAATCTGGGTTCTACCTCTCCCAGCTCTTCTCTTCAACTAGAAAcacttcctcttcttcctcacTTCCTTCCAAGCAATCCACCATCCCAAGCCGCCCGCCGCCTCCCATCTTTAATTGGGGCCAAAGGTCGCTTCCATCTGCGACTTCCATGCTTGCTTctcccaattttcaaaactctgcTAGGCTTGGATTTCCACACACGAAAGACGAGACCCATATGTTTCTCCTTCCTCATTCATCTGAAACCCGAATCGAAGATATTATGGCAGATCATGAAAATGACATCAAATGGCCAAATGGGTTGTCTTTCTATAATGCTTTAACTGGACGAAGTGATGACGCCAAGCTTCTGTTCAGCCCTGAGGGGCTAGGAAACAAGCCAGACCAAAATCACCACCCTCTTATCCTCGAAGGAAAGAATCCAAATCCGCATTCGGACTCAAACCCCAATGAGTTTCTGAGCTTGGACAGCCACCCAGAGACCGTCCGGAAGATGGAAAACAAGTTCAAGAGGAGCTTTACCTTGCCTGCAAGAATggcttcatcatcatcttcaactTCACTCGATCACCATCAGCACCACCCTGTGGAATATAGAAATTCCGAAGCCGGGATGTATCCAGATGTCATGGAGACCTTCTTGGAGTGA
- the LOC100264152 gene encoding protein RICE SALT SENSITIVE 3 isoform X1: MVGSGGSDRSKEAVGMMALHDALRSVCLNSDWTYSVFWTIRPRPRVRGGNGCKVGDDNGSLMLMWEDGFCRGRVGECLEEIDGEDPVRKAFSKMSIQLYNYGEGLMGKVASDKCHKWVFKEPSECEPNVSNYWQSSFDALPPEWTDQFESGIQTIAVIQAGHGLLQLGSCKIIPEDLHFVLRMRHTFESLGYQSGFYLSQLFSSTRNTSSSSSLPSKQSTIPSRPPPPIFNWGQRSLPSATSMLASPNFQNSARLGFPHTKDETHMFLLPHSSETRIEDIMADHENDIKWPNGLSFYNALTGRSDDAKLLFSPEGLGNKPDQNHHPLILEGKNPNPHSDSNPNEFLSLDSHPETVRKMENKFKRSFTLPARMASSSSSTSLDHHQHHPVEYRNSEAGMYPDVMETFLE; the protein is encoded by the exons ATGGTGGGCTCAGGAGGATCAGATAGGAGCAAAGAAGCAGTTGGGATGATGGCCCTTCATGACGCCCTTAGAAGTGTCTGTCTCAACTCAGACTGGACTTACTCTGTGTTCTGGACCATCCGTCCTCGCCC AAGAGTTAGAGGAGGTAATGGGTGCAAGGTTGGAGATGACAACGGCAGCTT GATGTTGATGTGGGAAGATGGGTTTTGCCGAGGCAGAGTTGGAGAGTGTCTGGAAGAGATTGATGGTGAAGATCCTGTCAGAAAAGCCTTCAGCAAAATGTCCATTCAACTTTATAATTATGGAGAAGG GTTGATGGGGAAGGTTGCATCTGATAAGTGTCATAAATGGGTTTTCAAAGAGCCTTCAGAGTGTGAACCAAATGTCTCCAACTACTGGCAGAGTTCTTTTGATGCT CTTCCTCCTGAATGGACCGATCAGTTTGAGTCAGGCATTCAG ACCATAGCTGTAATTCAAGCTGGCCATGGCCTTCTTCAACTCGGTTCCTGCAAGATT ATACCGGAAGACCTTCATTTTGTGCTGAGAATGCGGCATACCTTTGAATCTCTTGGGTATCAATCTGGGTTCTACCTCTCCCAGCTCTTCTCTTCAACTAGAAAcacttcctcttcttcctcacTTCCTTCCAAGCAATCCACCATCCCAAGCCGCCCGCCGCCTCCCATCTTTAATTGGGGCCAAAGGTCGCTTCCATCTGCGACTTCCATGCTTGCTTctcccaattttcaaaactctgcTAGGCTTGGATTTCCACACACGAAAGACGAGACCCATATGTTTCTCCTTCCTCATTCATCTGAAACCCGAATCGAAGATATTATGGCAGATCATGAAAATGACATCAAATGGCCAAATGGGTTGTCTTTCTATAATGCTTTAACTGGACGAAGTGATGACGCCAAGCTTCTGTTCAGCCCTGAGGGGCTAGGAAACAAGCCAGACCAAAATCACCACCCTCTTATCCTCGAAGGAAAGAATCCAAATCCGCATTCGGACTCAAACCCCAATGAGTTTCTGAGCTTGGACAGCCACCCAGAGACCGTCCGGAAGATGGAAAACAAGTTCAAGAGGAGCTTTACCTTGCCTGCAAGAATggcttcatcatcatcttcaactTCACTCGATCACCATCAGCACCACCCTGTGGAATATAGAAATTCCGAAGCCGGGATGTATCCAGATGTCATGGAGACCTTCTTGGAGTGA
- the LOC104877505 gene encoding uncharacterized protein LOC104877505, translating to MESRRQHKSSGDIFSFHSQDQDSEFEFGCVTPDLPSSKSSPADHLFCNGKLLPHVFPCQSASPRTDIARANSRTSSISSKDSLVSSRSNSTSSRSSSCSSARTSSSDNSERMRAWTTMQAKVVAKTAITRDGYLANRPVLAQPYGNSQRWQFITPAPVLSREPSRRRRAGAAVQDDQLRQKKVAVEKRRAKPGIGWRFFRLFMSACRECHAMEPSRKENIKSG from the coding sequence ATGGAAAGTCGCCGGCAGCACAAGAGTTCCGgtgatattttctcttttcacaGTCAGGACCAAGACTCTGAGTTTGAGTTTGGTTGTGTTACACCAGACTTGCCTTCAAGCAAGAGCTCCCCAGCTGATCACTTGTTCTGCAATGGCAAGCTTTTACCGCATGTGTTTCCCTGCCAATCGGCTAGTCCTCGGACCGATATCGCCCGAGCAAACAGCAGAACAAGCAGCATTAGCAGCAAAGACTCATTGGTGTCGTCCAGAAGCAATAGCACAAGCAGTAGGAGCAGCAGCTGTAGCAGTGCAAGGACAAGCTCAAGCGATAATTCTGAGAGGATGAGAGCATGGACTACTATGCAGGCCAAAGTTGTGGCGAAAACCGCGATAACAAGAGACGGGTACCTTGCAAATAGGCCTGTTTTGGCTCAACCATATGGGAATTCTCAGAGATGGCAGTTCATCACACCAGCACCGGTCCTGAGCCGTGAGCCTTCGCGTCGGAGAAGAGCTGGAGCTGCAGTGCAAGATGACCAGTTGAGGCAGAAGAAGGTGGCTGTGGAGAAGAGGAGGGCGAAACCCGGGATTGGATGGAGGTTTTTCAGGTTATTCATGTCAGCCTGCAGAGAATGCCATGCCATGGAACcatcaaggaaagaaaatatcaagTCAGGGTAA
- the LOC100241870 gene encoding probable protein phosphatase 2C 39: MAGKEIINKMKEKVGLGSSSCDTGKGKSKMSKNITHGYHLVKGKSNHAMEDYVVAQFKKVDDKELGLFAIFDGHLSHDIPNYLRSHLFDNILTEPDFWTETEEAIRRAYHNTDTTILEKSADLGKGGSTAVTAILINGHKLIVANVGDSRAVICRNGVVKQLSVDHEPSKERKNIEDRGGFVSNFPGDVPRVDGQLAVARAFGDKSLKGHLSSEPDVVVEHIHDDTEFAILASDGLWKVMTNQEAADSIKNIKDARAAAKHLTEEALIRKSTDDISCIVVRFQ, encoded by the exons ATGGCTGGCAAAGAAATCATCAATAAGATGAAG GAAAAAGTTGGGTTGGGTTCATCTTCCTGTGACACTGGCAAAGGGAAGAGCAAGATGTCAAAGAACATAACACATGGCTATCACTTGGTAAAGGGAAAATCAAACCATGCCATGGAAGATTATGTTGTTGCACAATTTAAGAAAGTTGATGACAAAGAGCTTGGTCTGTTTGCAATATTTGATGGTCACTTGAGCCATGATATTCCTAATTATTTGCGGTCtcatttatttgataatattttgacAGAG CCTGACTTCTGGACTGAAACGGAGGAGGCAATTAGAAGAGCATATCATAATACTGATACTACAATTTTGGAGAAATCAGCTGATTTGGGTAAAGGGGGATCAACAGCAGTTACAGCAATATTAATTAATGGGCATAAGTTGATAGTAGCCAATGTCGGGGATTCTCGAGCTGTCATATGCAGAAATGGGGTGGTCAAACAACTATCAGTTGATCATGAGCCGAGCAAGGAACGAAAGAACATTGAGGACAGAGGTGGTTTTGTATCAAACTTCCCAG GGGATGTTCCTCGTGTTGATGGGCAGTTGGCTGTTGCAAGGGCTTTTGGTGACAAGAGCTTGAAGGGACACCTCAGTTCAGAACCAGATGTGGTGGTAGAGCACATACATGATGATACAGAGTTTGCTATTTTGGCAAGTGATGGATTATGGAAG GTAATGACGAACCAAGAAGCAGCAGACTCAATCAAGAACATAAAGGATGCCAGGGCTGCAGCAAAGCACCTTACTGAAGAGGCACTGATTAGGAAGAGCACAGACGATATCTCCTGCATAGTAGTAAGATTCCAGTGA